The following proteins are co-located in the Leishmania donovani BPK282A1 complete genome, chromosome 26 genome:
- a CDS encoding 60S ribosomal protein L35, putative, which translates to MSHHMKIKDLREKSKDDLLKTLTEYKKELSQLRVVQQTGGAETRLGRIRPIRKSIARILTVLNQNERSNLKMFYADRKLRCKTPKVLRAKLTHRRRLALKENEKNRKTSRQMRQAHKFPKRVYAVKI; encoded by the coding sequence ATGTCCCACCACATGAAGATTAAGGATCTGCGCGAGAAGAGCAAGGATGATCTTCTCAAGACGCTGACGGAGTACAAGAAGGagctgtcgcagctgcgcgtggtgcagcagacgGGCGGCGCCGAGACCCGCCTGGGCCGCATCCGCCCGATCCGCAAGAGCATTGCTCGCATTCTGACCGTGCTGAACCAGAACGAGCGCAGCAACCTGAAGATGTTCTACGCGGACCGAAAGCTGCGCTGCAAGACGccgaaggtgctgcgcgcgaagctgacgcaccgccgccgcctagcgctgaaggagaacgagaagaACCGGAAGACGTCGCGCCAGATGCGCCAGGCACACAAGTTCCCCAAGCGCGTGTACGCCGTCAAGATCTAG
- a CDS encoding sec1 family transport protein, putative, translating to MGGAGGPSARPPGGVFAGTPGAVAARLTPSQYWLRQRQEAVLAEMIRMAVPLDAQGNMVAEPYSTAAAASAEPVITTWRLLIFDDWGRDIIAPLLKVGQLRELGVTLYLHIATERDPVPGAPAIYFCAPTEENITRIAKDCAQSLYEWVYLNFTTQIPRPQLELLAQQLSASPLESIRHIHVYDRTLSYVALEDDLFSLMLNNSFPLLNKTNAKDEEIETHLNQVVLGISHVCLSLQVLPILVHSRSGAAAEVARRLSVRLNDALNDRQLTPAPSSVLGRPLLLLVDRSSDLATALHHPFTYRGLLVEIGGMKLNKCTITTPDGKDEVLEVDPDKDEVYRENANLEFGTVGGNIEAALRRYKEEYAALAQEAPGGAGGMMGDGGDGNDMSKLLANAPALAERKRCLDAHTKLAFSILSKIRLRHLDHYHGVELAVLQQEGLDEQEFHNLLTNSLGTTEDRQRLYLIAYLMCAKEEEARYVQSHEGAVSEGAAGFPALAYLKHLRNWSLATQSPSAAQPNPSQGFGWGFAQQIAKNIASSLGSKTETMLPLTKLVDALMQDGPGGAPGSASSGGASGVGGSYNSPTSALPGGSSGASGSLRGKLLETVEAYDPRTKKPVDLREAVFSQAIVFALGGGSVAEYDNLKAWEASKPRKSVMYGCTSVISGEDMLRQLTILGASQNP from the coding sequence AtgggcggtgccggcggcccGTCGGCTCGCCCACccggcggcgtcttcgccgGCACACCCGGCGCGGTTGCAGCGCGGCTGACACCGAGCCAGTACTGGCTTCGTCAGCGCCAGGAGGCTGTGTTGGCGGAAATGATCAGGATGGCCGTGCCGCTGGACGCGCAGGGCAATATGGTGGCGGAGCCGTACTcgaccgctgccgccgcttctgctgaGCCGGTCATCACAACGTGGCGTCTTCTCATCTTCGACGACTGGGGCCGCGACATCATTGCGCCGCTCCTAAAGGTCGGCCAACTGCGCGAACTTGGCGTCACCCTGTACCTGCACATCGCCACGGAGCGTGATCCGGTGCCGGGGGCCCCGGCCATCTACTTTTGCGCGCCGACAGAGGAGAACATCACCCGCATCGCGAAGGACTGCGCGCAGAGCCTGTATGAGTGGGTCTACCTCAACTTCACAACGCAGATCCCGCGACCGCAGCTGGAgttgctggcgcagcagctcagcgcCTCGCCACTAGAGTCGATTCGGCACATCCACGTGTACGACCGCACGTTGAGCTACGTGGCCTTGGAGGACGACCTCTTCTCCCTCATGCTGAACAACTCCTTCCCGCTGCTTAACAAGACAAACGCCAAGGACGAAGAAATAGAGACACACCTCAATCAGGTCGTTCTGGGCATCTCACACGTGTGTCTGTCACTGCAGGTGCTGCCCATCCTGGTGCACTCCCgctccggcgctgcggcggaggtcGCTCGACGGCTCTCTGTGCGGCTGAACGACGCGCTGAACGACCGGCAGCTGACACCGGCGCCCTCCTCGGTGCTGGggcggccgctgcttcttctcGTCGATCGCTCCAGCGACCTCGCaacggcgctgcaccacccCTTCACGTACCGCGGCCTTCTCGTCGAGATCGGCGGCATGAAGCTGAACAAGTGCACCATCACCACTCCAGACGGGAAGGACGAGGTACTCGAGGTGGATCCTGACAAGGACGAGGTCTACCGCGAGAACGCCAACCTCGAGTTCGGCACTGTCGGCGGCAACATCGAagccgcgctgcgccgctacAAGGAGGAGTACGCCGCGCTGGCACAAGAGGCAcccggcggtgccggtggcatgatgggcgacggcggcgacggcaacgacaTGTCGAAGCTGCTGGCGAACgcgccagcgctggcggagcgGAAGCGCTGCCTCGATGCCCACACAAAGCTTGCCTTCAGTATCCTCAGCAAGATTCGCTTGAGGCACCTGGACCACTACCACGGTGTGGAGCTGGCCGTACTGCAACAGGAGGGGCTCGACGAGCAGGAGTTTCACAACCTGCTGACCAACAGCCTCGGCACCACAGAGGACAGACAGCGGCTGTACCTCATCGCATACCTGATGTGCGCcaaagaagaggaggcacgCTACGTGCAGAGCCACGAGGGCGCCGTCAGCGAAGGGGCCGCCGGCTTCCCGGCTCTTGCGTATTTGAAGCACCTGCGGAACTGGTCCCTGGCGACGCAGAGCCccagcgcggcgcagccgaaCCCCAGTCAGGGCTTTGGCTGGGGTTTTGCGCAGCAGATCGCCAAGAACATTGCGAGCTCGCTGGGGAGCAAGACAGAGAcgatgctgccgctcacGAAGCTGGTGGACGCACTCATGCAGGACGGACCTGGCGGCGCGCCAGGTTCGGcgagcagcggtggtgcaAGCGGTGTGGGCGGCTCGTACAACAGCCCGACGAGCGCACTTcctggtggcagcagcggcgcatccGGTAGCCTGCGCGGCAAGCTGCTTGAAACCGTCGAAGCGTACGACCCTCGCACGAAGAAGCCGGTGGACCTGCGCGAAGCGGTCTTCTCGCAAGCGATCGTGTTTGCCCtcggtggtggcagcgtgGCGGAGTACGACAACTTGAAGGCATGGGAGGCGAGCAAGCCGCGCAAGTCGGTGATGTATGGCTGTACATCGGTGATCTCTGGCGAGGACATGCTCCGGCAGTTAACCATCTTGGGTGCATCGCAGAACCCGTAA